A single genomic interval of Natator depressus isolate rNatDep1 chromosome 16, rNatDep2.hap1, whole genome shotgun sequence harbors:
- the LOC141999769 gene encoding histone H2B 5-like — MSAPAKSAPAPKKGSKKAVTKAQKKGERSAARPGRSYSIYMYKVLKQVHPDTSLSSKAMGIMNSFVNDIFERSAGEASRLAHYNKHSTNTSREIPTAVRLLLPGELAEHAVSEGTRAVTKYSSSK, encoded by the exons ATGTCTGCGCCGGCGAAATCTGCCCCTGCACCCAAGAAGGGCTCCAAGAAAGCGGTGACTAAGGCccagaagaaaggggaaagaagCGCTGCAAGACCAGGAAGGAGTTACTCCATCTACATGTACAAGGTGCTGAAGCAGGTTCACCCTGACACCAGTCTCTCTTCTAAGGCCATGGGCATCATGAAT tcCTTTGTCAATGACATCTTTGAGCGCAGTGCTGGGGAGGCGTCCCGCTTGGCGCATTATAACAAGCACTCGACCAACACCTCTCGGGAGATCCCGACCGCCGTGcgcctgctgctgcctggggagTTGGCTGAGCACGCTGTGTCTGAAGGTACCAGGGCTGTGACCAAGTACTCCAGCTCCAAGTAA